The DNA sequence CGTGCTTCAAaagttcgaatttggaaattcttattagagataactttgtaaccctttaagatagttttccaacgcatcaagaatcacaTCAATAAGATATTTGAGcagaaagttatgatcaaaatactaaagtatgtacaGGTTGTCTTCTTGCGAATTTCGGACTCACTTTTTCTCTttatccgaattactctcataccctatcattatccttatttgaagagtcctataCTCGTTGAAAATTcataggttgttccaacgtcttgcccacttggaagtcatttgaatttgactaggtttggacttgctcttttatagactctgaaattaaatataaaaatatgctaAGGAGTattccaaagtaaatagaaactcaattcaagaatacacattaattcatattatctctattcatattttagcattttagtccaataatagtatatttagagtgcactttcgtacactcatcataTGGCCGTGttatttaatttctaatatGGCCCACTTGtcataatattaaataagtGATATGTTAGactcaattttaattttgaacagTTTATTACGTAGTACTTTCTACACCAACCTGCCTTTAGACTATTAAGACATGTATAATTGTGCAGTAGCATGATTAAGAATTTAAAGCACTTGGGTGGATCACATAAATATGGTCCTATTTTTCCCATCTACTAAATCACAAGTTTCAAAACAGGAGGATTGTATTCATTCTATGACATTTGCCTAGACAAGTAGAAACAGAAAAATGCTATACATTATGACATTATCCTATAAACTTGGGAACGGAGAAGCCTGCATTATCCTGGAAAAATGCTATACATTATGACATTTCTAATTGAGTAGAGACAGGACATATACTCTACACTTGAGTATATAAATAACTAAGCAAACTAAGACAAAGAATAAACATGCAAGTTAACCCCATAGAACAGGACATATACTCCAACATTCATCCAAATACTCCAACATATACTCCAACATTCATCCAAGAACTAAGTAAACTAAGACAAAGAAACATGACATAACTCCAACATTCATccaaataatattcattccaTGATCCACATAACACACGAAGCAACTTATTCATTTACATAATACTCATTCATGCTCATTCATTCACATAATACTCTCAAATCATTAGCAACAACACTTTAGTTCTCATAAGAAGTCATAGTTTAGTGTGCCACCATCATAATTTCCCTAAAAGAGAACATATTAGACTGTTGAAGCAGTTTAGTGTATGAATTGTGTTGTgttctatacaaaaaaaatatatatatcaaaatataacTATCCACTGATTGCATTGTCGCTTCAGATTTGTGTTGTGCTTTATACAAAAAACTATCAAAGTAAAACTTCCAAAATGTGGCTGCATTGTTGCTTTAGGATTGTGCTGTGTTCTATACAAAAAACTATAAAAGTAGAACTTTAAAATGTGGCTACAATTGTGACTTCAGGTTTATGATGTGTTATATACAAAAAACTATCAAATGAGCATTTTCAAAAGTGGCTACATTGTTACATTTCAAAAACTGTTCATTTGCTGCCCATACCAAACCCAGTCATAGTTTTCTAGACTTTTGACTCTCGAGTATTTTCAATTGGAGGCTACGAAAATcaaggttttgaatttcgttccgtaccggccggtatggccgaaatttttcgtaccggctgtccggccggtacagggaCTATATTCATTttgtaccggccaaaataccggacgtaccggcctaaatttcggcctgtaccgccctcaatttcggccagttttttttttttttttttcattttttcaaactacaagtttattttttaaccctcaattcagactaaactatttataatttatatatatgtatttatatataatttatttatatatagactattattttgaaatataatttttacatataatttatttatatatcgactattccgaaatgttatcctgaaacgctatcccgaaacagtaccggtaccgaaatatttcattccagtgccttgacctgtacagcatccggtacggtattcaaaacattgacgGAAATACTCTTGCTGCATTAGAGACAAACTTGAGGTGTTCATCCTCATAATTTCTTTATCTTATCTCCGTTGATTTAAATCAAGTCTCGCTTTTGTAAGGCAGATAATTTCTTTCCTATCTTCTCAATTCTCAACATTTACtactcttcttctcctctcccaTCTCAATCACCAAATCAGCAAGATTGGAAGATGTACTATCTTGTCTCTTTCGCTTTTTTTTAGCATTCTTTCCAATGTGTCTCTCCAGACCCATATTTATAGATGGAGATAGAGTGTCTTCATCTAGACATGTAAACTTTGTCACATGAGCATCTAGGGTACTAATCTTCTCTTAGTTTTCATTGTGCCCTTAGCCACAGTTTGTTTCCATTTTGGATGGTTCCTTAGAATAATCCAACAATGAAGAAAGTTAAATGTTGCGGACTAATTAATTCGATAGAGCTCATTTGTTTGCTCAatctaaaaaaatcagtaaattAGATGTGAAATATATCTAATACAAGGTCATTTAAACGATGAAATTAAAGGATATTGGTTGTGTACCTTATCTTGCTCAATAACCCCACTTGGAGACCTTCATTCGATTTAAGCTAAGGCcccacaaaacttatttgtagCATGTTGGATGGTTGACCATCTATTTGTGAACGAGTTAGAACTATATTCACAACatgtggattttttatttttctcgtaATATTCATGTACTCTATCCCAAAATGATTGTTTAGATTGATCAACCCCATTGATGAGGTCGAAACTAGTATTAAGCTAAGTTGACACTAGTAAGTTGTCATCTTCTGGACTAAAGTTtcattttctagatttttttttttttttctaacagtCGCTTGTTTTGGGTTGGGAGGAGTAACTTGAGATTCTAAGTCATTCAAAGATGTGAGGAGGTAGTTATTGTAGCTTTATTTCTCCTTTTGTAAGAGGATAGTGAAAGAATGAACTTCATGGAGTCGTGAATTCATcattcaaaggaaaaaaaaaaacaaaaatgggaTCATAGAACTCAATGAAACTCAATTAAAAAGTTtgtgaaattctaaattttgataagcaccacttgttttgataaaaaatcaaacaaagtCAGACATTATTTGTTACTCATCTTATCAAATAGGGATAGTAACACGACAAGATAATggtggacaaaaaaaaaatgaagttgatTAAACGAATGGTGTTAGTACTTGGATATATAAACCTTATTTCAGGAAAAACTTAGGCTTTAGTTTAGGCATATTTCCTTCTATGTTAGTAAATGGCgtcaccaaaatataaattgattcaACAAATAATAAGAGAGTATATTGAGTTTTGTTAAGCATGGATATGtgttatttaaattcaataaatttcaCTAGGCCAACCATTTTTGTTAAGACAGTGCGGCATGCCTTGGATATATTCTATCCAGTTCTATTAAATAACATACAACCTTGTTGAACCAACCACTTCCATTGCCATAAAAGAGCAAAAAtgattaaatcacaaaaaaagctcttttatgacaaaaataaaaattatgcgATGCTAAAATTCTACGATGCTAAACTAGCTctttaaccacaaaaataaaatgcctTAAATTATCTCACCCCTTACATTACTTAAATTAGCTCTTTTAcgacaaaataataaattttggaaaCTCCTTTATGAtctttatttatatgaaaagattaaaaataaatttgttcaaCACGCACCTATGCTTAATTTTACTGCCCTGAGCAacataaattattcaatataatcacacaatttcttGCAAGAGTGCTATCAATAAGAAATGAACCAATTTTGGGATGTATTCCAAAGATGCAATGTGAGAGTAGATATCACAATTTGAGGATAACCTGCACAGAATTTTGATAGATACCTGTTTTTGCTCACAAATGCTAACAACAATTGAGATCCAATGTTTTGAGCTTTTACATCATGCAGATGAAGTGCATACttcaaagttaaatttatctaaatatttaagcAAAGTTTTTTGGAGTCACAAATGGTCAGCATTTAAGGCATACGAATACGTACCAGTACCTAGTggaagaaagtgagaaaaattCATATTGTGTGGACCTTGTGGACAAGGCTCTTGTGAATGGGAAAGAACGATGGGTCTTGGAGATCACAAAATTTAGGAACATGCAAACAGGGGAGGTACAATGCCACACATTGAAATTGCATTTCGTCACACAAATACAACAAACAGAAGGGGGTTTTTAATTGAATGCAATCCGACCCAACAAGTGTTGCTAGTTTGAAGAGATACTAGAAGTTGTCGTCCCAAGcaaaatctaacaaaaaatcCTAAACATGCGACCATCcccaaatttgaagaagaaaaaactccaaaaaatacCAACATGCTAAAAAATCCAAGATTTCATTCGCTGAAAATTATCACATTACTTATTGGAAGAAGaatagagagattgagagagaagaGGTTGAACTATACCCAAAACCTACTCGGAATAGGAGTTGCGACATGGATAATTTTTTCAGAAGCTTTGCCTTAGGCGTCCAACAGGATGCTTGAACCAGAATTGTAGCGATTTGAAGCAGCAATCTATGATTGATGGAAGACAAGCAGACCCCAACTGTGAGGAAGGGAAAACACGTGAGATAAACATGTGGGctaaaataggataaaatgaaataaagtgaATTCCGATAGTGGTAAAGAAAGTACACATACGAGAGAGatgattttaaaacaagataCAATGGTGAACAATGCAAGCTAAATGTAGCGGTAATACTGTAGTAAATTGAAAATTACAGATGAAATACATCATCCGTTGGACGGCACTTAgactaatttcttcaaattttacagAAATATAAGTTTGTGAACATGGATGACGAGAGATGATAAAACATAATTGGAGTTTGTTTTGTGGACCACTGAAAAATCGAAATTGTCAAACattatattcaaaataagagtattttgatatagtaatttataaaataattataaagatatctttattttaaaacataattgtgaaaatagttatataaaaattattaaaataccCAAATTCTAGTGGGGGATACCAAATAACATAATTGGATTTTGCATTCCAAATTGTAAGGAATGAATATTTGAATCGAACGGAGCTCGTTAAACCGGCCCAACACTTATCGTATAGGCTTGCCCATGATGAATAATAcattttcgtttcttttttcGGATGGGACACAAAGGCTCCAAAAAGCCTTTAGGAAAACAAAGTCCTATCAGGCACCAACATTGGGTTTATTCCACTTTAGAAAACAACCACTGTCGACAATACATTATAAGACTGTGCATCCAGATCCGTCTTTTTAAAACAGGGCGGATATCCGCCCGGATAAATCCAGCCAAAACCTGGGCGGGTATCTAATTTGGAGCCAAAACCTGGGCGGGTATCTAATTTGGATCCGGATATCTGAATTGTAATCGGATATCTGGTTTaacacttttttgtttttgcctttttcttctaaattattttttttaacactttgtaaacggttttttttttgttatcaccttctacaaaaaaaatctttttaacactttttaaagggctttttttaatagaaaattttgtttattattttttataggcattttttataaaatgaatactTTATAGacattttaaacttttcattgactattcaaattttcataaaacaaaCTAATTAATGATAAATATCAACACACACAATACACTGcatattacattgttgtttACATCACAATACAAAACAtcaatttacaaacaaaataaataataatacatcacaacaatATCAAAATGTAACATTCAATGATATGACTATCTGCCTCCAAAATAAGCAAAGATAAGAAATATTTCTATCTCTTAATATTTCTAAAGAATCATACTGCTGCTGCTTgctcattttctttattgtctCCATCCAAATTGGTCAATGGTGCCAAAACTATTCTGAAAACAGATTTAGTAAATGATAAAGTACTAAAAATTGATAAAGTACTAAAAACAGATTTAGAAACAAATGCTTGACCCAATTGTGGAGATAGAGATCTGGGGAAACAGTGGCAGCACAATAAGTTTGGCTATTCTGTCCTTTTTAATCTATCAAAGATAAAGCACTTCAGCACATTCATACAAATTAGTTTATGGGAAAAGAATACACTGATGCTCAATTTATGATCAGCAACTTGACAAATAATTACCAGCATGCAGATATATTAATAGAACATATGTTTTAGTAGCTTGACAAAACTACTAAAACTCTCAGCAACAAGCTAGATATATATACTgctcattaaacaaaaatacaagaagaaacaTAAAGAACAGAGAATTTTAAATAGTTACAAAATGCATGTTAAAAAGCAAGATAACATCTTGTACTTTAGTCTTTAAACAAAGCAAAACATTTAGTAATACATCTTCtacttcaaacaaaacattattcaaatacaagcTCATGGACACAACATCCATTCCACAAAATCGGTTCATGACCATTTTCTGACATCAAGCTGCTAGGGTAAAAAGTTTATGCCCTTTTTCGataaaaagcatatatatagtttatttacacacaaacacaaaaatccaaaTCTAGGCAAACTAGATTTAAACACAAAAACTCAAATTTGGGCAAATTGTATCTTGatttaaacacaaacacaaaaaccCATATTCACATTTAGAACTCAAAAAGATTATTTAGGAATAGAGAAGATAGAACAAACATAGATACAGATCCAAAACCCAAAGGAAggggaacaaaaagaaaagaaaagaaaaacatagatAAGCCAACAGATTTGAGATTGAACAAATATGGGTACCATACCAACAGAAACTCAGATCTACAAGCACATGAACTCAGATCTACAAACACAAAAACTTAGATCTATAAGCACAcaaattcaaatctaaaaacacAGAAATGGATCTAGCCAAAGTCGTAAACAACCAACGAGAGAGGAAAGTGATATATAAACCGATAAAACATCTGAACATTATGTTTTAGAAGCAAAAAAGTAAAcagatttacaaaatttatagtGTTACGAGCATGTAGATCTACAAACACATTTTTGCTAgaagattttaaaaagaaagaaacccaAAGAGCAGATCTACAAACACAGAATCTCAGAACTACAAACACAAACTTAGATCTAtaaacttagagagagagagagagagagagagagagagagagagagagagagctaccgAGTAGATAGAAGAAAGTGACGTTAACAAACGACGGCCACAACTAGTCACCGGCAGCGATGGATTTGATGAAAGATGCTTGGGTTTcctggggggagagagagagagctagagagagagagagagaggaaatggaGTAGCGAGACGGGGCTGAGAaggaatgaaatttgaaaaagtaagtTTTACTTTTTAACCTTTAGCTTTGGGAAGAAGAAACCTAGAGTTGGaaacgtttggattcgaatgtgacttgagatgagttgagatgagttgaaatggattgtgaatagtaataatatgagttgtgaatagtaatgagatttgtgagttaaagttattgaatagtaataaatagtaatgagatgagttgagatgagctgagatgagcttagatgacttgcgaatctaaACGTCTCCCGTCTTTTAGCTTTTCGAGAAGGGAGAAATGACCCAGGCTCTATCCTTTTAAGTTTTGTTAAAGCCGGTTACGGTAACACCGATTAAATACCGGATCCGTAATCGaggatataattattttgtatccACCCGAATCATTcgaatttccagatttttaacCGGACTGGAAAAAAGTCATGTTCAGATGCACACCCTTAGTACCGTAAGGGATACCCATTTCATTAGCCCGAGGCTTTGCATTGAAATAAATCAATTGGGTTAGCTAATCATCTTCCCATTATAGATTGGTATTTCCGAATGTCATTGGGCCTTTTATATTACAGCCATCATATATTTGGGCCATCGCCTGTTTTCTGTTAAGGGCCCGCTTTTGATTTTCTAATGGAATCTTATTTTACTTTACTTTATTTGCTTCGaagaccaaaaaaaatacatccatGAGTCAATTAGTCAACGAATGTACAGGGCAGCATGAAACTCATACGACACGTTCCGAAGATTCAGGTTTTGTCGAGATTTTggttaaacaataaaaatcacattggAATTTAAATTGTGAGTAACCATAAAAGATACAACAAATGAATTTGGTGAGACTCTTCAATTatataaacatgaaaaaatctattcaccACACTCACGTTCTACTGTAATGAAATGACATTGCCCATCAATCATACTGAGATGAAAGTGAGAAATGAGTGTTGTGTACAACATTGCTCTATAAACATAAACCGGGATTACTAGTACATGGCAAGGTATGGAGTTAAGTCAACATGGAACCGTCGAAATAGAGAAAGATGAACACGCACATGAACCAACAAATTGCAAAATGTAATCTAAACTAAGAACTGAGATGGTAGAAAATAACTAGCTagcaaaaaaattgagtaatagTAACTGGCTGCCAAGTAATATGGCCATTTACACTTGATAGTTGATACTTCTCCAAAAGAACAACTCATCAATAGCAAAAATGCATATTGAAGTGCTAAGCAAAAGGGCATACTAAACTTGGTGATTTCCCGGGAGAACAAGGTCaacaaaagaacataaaacATAAAGTCCAGcacttaaaaatccaaaaaaaggGTAAATGAAAGTATCTCCATCCTAAACTAAAAACATAACCAACACAAACTTAATCGAACAAACTAAAACCCATGTCATCATCGGACTCCTCAGCCGGCTCCTCCTTCTTCTCTTCCACCTTAGAAACAGCAGCCGGGCCAGCACTCGAATGAGCTGCTGCAACGGGGGCCACAGCAACAGCAAACTTGCTAGGATCCTggattaataacaaaaataattaattgaatggGAAACTTAAGGATGTAAACAATTGTCAGAGCAAAAGAGCCAGTCCATTATAACTGAAGAAATAGAAAACAAGAGTCAACAATAGTTTGGGGGATGAAATACCTCCAGGTACTCCTTAACTTTCTCTGCCTGGGGGAAGGAATACTCAGTAGCGACAGCAATTGCTAGAACATTCTTGTAGGCATTGATGAACATATGTGGTGCAGAAGCTAGGGTTGGGTATGAGAGAGCCAGTGACAATGAGGTGACCATGGATACACCAATGGCAAACTTCTCAATAAGGTCATCCTCGGTAAGATCAAGCACCTCAGGGCTGAAGACTGAGCCATTATCATAAACAGATAGGACAATAAGACCATAAGAGAATGGCCTTATTCCAAGCTTTGCAAGCAGAGCAGCCTCAGAGGAGCCGACCTTGTCACCCTTCTTAATAAGCTCCACAGGGGTGATAATTTCAACAGTACCCTTGTTAATCTTCGTTGGGATGTTAAGAACCTGAAAGGCAATGGCATAAGACACTGATGTTTCAAGTAAGCGAAAATTGAAAAGAGTTCCTTTGGAGATCACAAACCTGGAAGAAAGAAGTCTGTGAAGGGTCGAGTCCAGTGTTGCCGGGAGGGACAACAACATCAATTGGAGCAACTAAACCAACACGAGCAGGTGCTCCAACCTGTTTAAGTATGAGAGTTATATGAACACCAATGAAACTACATAAAGAGAAAGCACATTATAGCCACAAAAAAATCACCAAATTTCAATAATAAGGAAAAATTTAGCAAACACATGCCAAAATTATGGGTGATTGCTTTAGAAAGCAATTACATGAAACCAGGGAAACCATACTTATTTCGGagaatattattaatgtaaCAAGTAAAAATTCAGGCACCACAAACACAATCAGTGTCAGTCAGGTAAATGGCCACACCCTGGAAAATATTCTGTCTAATACACCCTCAATTAGCCAAGAAAtctgtaatgcacatagagagagaaaa is a window from the Juglans regia cultivar Chandler chromosome 7, Walnut 2.0, whole genome shotgun sequence genome containing:
- the LOC108991896 gene encoding 60S acidic ribosomal protein P0-like; translated protein: MAVKPTKSEKKVAYDTKLCQLLDEYTQILVVAADNVGSNQLQNIRKGLRGDSVVLMGKNTMMKRSVRIHAENTGNQAFLNLIPLLVGNVGLIFTKGDLKEVSEEVAKYKVGAPARVGLVAPIDVVVPPGNTGLDPSQTSFFQVLNIPTKINKGTVEIITPVELIKKGDKVGSSEAALLAKLGIRPFSYGLIVLSVYDNGSVFSPEVLDLTEDDLIEKFAIGVSMVTSLSLALSYPTLASAPHMFINAYKNVLAIAVATEYSFPQAEKVKEYLEDPSKFAVAVAPVAAAHSSAGPAAVSKVEEKKEEPAEESDDDMGFSLFD